Below is a genomic region from Fundulus heteroclitus isolate FHET01 chromosome 5, MU-UCD_Fhet_4.1, whole genome shotgun sequence.
AACCTTAACTTTTAATCCCTTACCTTAACCCCCTTTTGAAAATGTCAACCATTGCAAAATGTCCAGCATTCCTCGGCCCAAAAGTTTCTTGTAAATGAAAAAGTTGTGGCTCCCTACCAGGGTAACTAGTTTTACCCTGGTGAGTGGAGTGGGGCTGCACGGTGCAGCAGTTGTTAGCACTGCTGCCTCGCAGCAACAGATCTGGCTGCATGGAGTTTGgacgttctccctgtgcatgcgtgggttctctccgggttctccgacttcctcccacagtccataaaATGTGCCTTTTAGGTTCATTGGTCTCTGTAAATTGATCACAGGAAGTGACCTTGTGCCTGCATGGTTGTTTATCCCCAGTCTGGTTGACTGAAGATCTGTCCAGGTTATTCCCCACCAACCTCTGAcactttctttgtctttttttatttagtccttctatatttataataaaaataaataaataataaaaaaataacaacaaacataaTAATCCAGCCACAGGAATTCAGTCCTTTGTGCTCCTTGTGTTGGTCCCAAGCCCAAATAAATGGAGAGGGTTAtgtcaagaaaaacattcatctgCCTGATGGATATCATAGCTCtacagcttttggaaagaagctgtttctgagtcaattaagtttttgatttattgtttctGAAGTGTTTCTGATGGAAGTGGCTCAAACAGTGCATTGGCCAGGTAGCTGGGATATGTGGCAACATCTCTGGCCATTCTCTGGACCCATGCAGCATAAACCATGTCCAGATCTAGCAGACGGCATGCCACAATATACATGTGTATAGTTCTGTGTCATCAGCGTAAGCATGAGTAACACTGCAGTTTTAAATGCTAATTATAAAGTTGAAccatgattaaagtctgatgtGGAGGGAAAGTGAATGTCTGAGAGAAATCATCCTGCAGTTTGGCTACAATTCAACCATGGCGTGTTAAAGTGACATACGCACATTTTAGGCCCCGTTTTGTGCTgatgcaagctttataaatagTGAATAGTGAATGATAGTGAAATCATTCTAAACAGGATTTCTGTCTTAGTTCTAGTCTATTAACATTTTAATCATTGTTTTGAACCTCAAACACATGCATATCCATATATTTGGGATGAGGTCAGgagtaaaataattaataattaattttccACCGTTCATCTTACCACATATGTTTCtgtgaaataattttatctTGCTTGTTAGGTCTTTGTATATTATGAGACCGCTGAAAAATTTAGTGTTTTTTGCGTCTCTGCTCCATCTAATGCCTCTATTGTTCTCCATGCCAGTGGCCTTCATCTGATCTTTagtaaaaatatgacccaattTATTTTCCATAGTCAAAACTTTACTTTGTAGGACTGGATTCATTTTTctggatacatttttttatcgAGGAAGTCTCCTGAGAAATGGTCCAGGTCCTTTAAATCTTGAAAGACATTGCTCCAATATTGTGCATAATGTTTTCTTAGAAATCCCCTTATCCCCACCATTGTTCAGTCCTTTGGTTATGATTACTTGAGTCAGGAATGTAGCATCTCTCAGAAAACCCATCTTCATGGTTACTTCTTAAAAAATATCTGCATCTGTTCCACTGAACAGTTCTCTGCACCCAGGTCTGACCTGATATGCATTGAAGTTCTGCTCCTGCTCTCCACTTCATTAATGAAGCACCCGGCTATAACGCAGGGATTACTACTTGTGGAGGAAGCATGCAATTTGACATCTTTTCTTTCTAATAATTACAAGATCATGATCTCCAATTTTCTTGCTTTGGTGAATGTAATGTGCCTTAATGTGACTCAGGCTACTGGTTCACTTTATTCTAACCTTGTCCTTATGCATGGATAAAGCAGTAATTGCTGAAACTAATAAAACCGGGAGCTATTGCAACCACTGCCTATGTTAAAACACTGAGGCCTTTGCTCTGTAGTGGAGGCTTTGTTGGCTCTTAAAAGagcctttgttgttgttgttgttgtgtgtgggctggaggagcagcagtcTAAGCTCTCTCTCCGCGGATGCGGCGGGCCAGCTGGATGTCTTTGGGCATGATGGTGACCCTCTTGGCGTGGATGGCGCACAGGTTGGTGTCCTCGAACAGACCCACCAGGTAAGCCTCGCTGGCCTCCTGCAGAGCCATGACGGCAGAGCTCTGGAAGCGCAGGTCGGTCTTGAAGTCCTGAGCGATCTCCCGGACCAGCCGCTGGAAGGGCAGCTTGCGGATCAGCAGCTCCGTGGACTTCTGGTAGCGGCGGATCTCTCTGAGAGCCACGGTACCGGGCCTGTAGCGGTGAGGCTTCTTCACGCCGCCGGTGGCCGGGGCGCTCTTCCTGGCCGCCTTGGTGGCCAGCTGCTTCCTGGGGGCTTTGCCTCCGGTGGATTTACGGGCGGTCTGCTTGGTTCTGGCCATGgcgctgcttctctgatcaggAGAAAATGTCACAGCCACACGAGGCTCCGCTCCTCTTAAACTGCGGCTCTGGGCGTCAAGCGGTGACGCTGGCGCAGAGCTCCGGGTCCTGGTTGGTCAGCGGCTCCTCCTGGAGCTCAGCGCCGCCCAGAGGAGTCGGCTCCCGGCTGAAGGTGCGCTGCTCATTGGAGGAAGGCGCGTTCAAAAAGTGCGCCTCTCTGTCCCGCTCTGCTGGAAGCTGCTCTGGTTGGTCGGCGGCAGCAGCGCGCCGCTCTCCGTGGACATATAAACCAGCTTTGCGCTCCTGGCGGCTCATTTTCTAGACTAAACGCTAGAAAGCACCAGAGAAGATGAGTGGACGCGGAAAGACCGGAGGAAAAGCCAGAGCTAAGGCCAAGACCCGCTCATCCAGAGCCGGCCTCCAGTTCCCGGTGGGCCGTGTCCACAGGCTGCTGCGTAAAGGTAACTACGGGGAGCGCGTCGGTGCCGGAGCGCCCGTCTACCTGGCCGCCGTGCTGGAGTACCTGACGGCTGAGATCCTGGAGCTGGCAGGAAACGCTGCCCGCGACAACAAGAAGACCCGCATCATCCCCCGTCACCTGCAGCTGGCCGTGCGCAACGACGAGGAGCTCAACAAGCTGCTGGGCGGAGTGACCATCGCTCAGGGCGGCGTGCTGCCCAACATCCAGGCGGTGCTGCTGCCCAAGAAGACCGAGAAGGCCGCCAAGGCCAAGTAGACCTGCTCCCGCTGCAGAGCGACCCCACAACGGCTCTTTTAAGAGCCACCCACCTCTCTCTGAGCTCTGATCCCCATGTCTGAAAATACTCTACTGGAATTGactagtttccttttttttaggaaatattTATGAATAATTCTGGATTATCCAGCAGGACTGGTCTAAGAATAATATAGTTAACCATTACCAGACCCATCAAGTTATCCAGGGGTGGATCACTAGTCTGCACCAGATTTAAGCAGAAGTAACTTTAGTTTAATGTTGCTTTGCTGTATGAAGATGTGCttaatagttttattgtaactaaaaaacattctagtGCAGCTTTACTCTGTGGGCATGAAGGCATCGTTCTAAAGTGGTCTGACAACTGTGAGCTGTCCCAAAGAAGAGaagtcatgtttatttttgtaggAAAAAGTATTTTCACGTCttataagattattttaagaaatCTTAAAGTAGGGTGGAATAGTTTATATGAAACATTGAAGTTAATTTTGTCTTTCTAAACAATACCAGCTACTAATTCAGTCTTCTTAAAATGTTGCTATGGTATAATAAATGTTATAGTGAGCATTTTTCTTAGCATCGTTATCAGGTTTGAAGTTTCAGCAACATTCCTTAAGAAGGGGTCATgggatgatttgatgctgatatGCTGAAAAGATTTAGCaccatatttctttatttgtgaaaccgatACCGAAGCATAACTTGACAAGATCCTTAACATTCCTCGTTTTAATGCAGGGGGAAGGCTGGACTTTTTATGACAAAGTACAGAATGAGCAGTCAGGTTGCTTTTAACaaccttttctttgcttttagaTCAATAGTTTGAAAGATcgtcactgaaaaaaaattaactgttgATAACTACCAAAACCCGactaaaaaagtttaaacattcTGTAGCAAATGTTGTTAAAttgacaaaagtaaaaaatgatGCAGTCTGTTTATTTGATCTTCAGATTCAGTCAGATAACTCACCACATCAGTGTTTGTGACgatcatcttttttatttagctcaatcaataaaattttatttttctaagagCAAGTAGAAATAATCCTTGGCATCCAGTCCTTTCTGCACAGGCCTCCTGTTTGGCTGCCAGAATCATGTTTCTACTCTGCATGATTTAGGAGAGAGAGTGAAATAGCAGAGAGGCAAAGCAACTTTTACTTGCTTACTAATCTTTTGTACTCATATATCAAAATATGTGTGATTTGCCCACTGAAGCCCAGCTCTGCTCATTAAATGCAAACATTAGCATATAGTGGTCCACCCATTAATTGATCATTCTATAACAGAGTGGACACaacattttttgcaaatatttgtATATAATGTATAGAAGTAACCAGCGCTGAAGTACAAGTTTGCAATCTAAGCATTTTGGGGTATTATTTGTATTCAGATGAGCTCAAGAACAATGCAGAGAGCTTCATGAAACGGGTTTCCATGGCTGAGCAGCGCCATCTAGGGGTGAGTTT
It encodes:
- the LOC118563094 gene encoding histone H3, with product MARTKQTARKSTGGKAPRKQLATKAARKSAPATGGVKKPHRYRPGTVALREIRRYQKSTELLIRKLPFQRLVREIAQDFKTDLRFQSSAVMALQEASEAYLVGLFEDTNLCAIHAKRVTIMPKDIQLARRIRGERA
- the LOC118563095 gene encoding histone H2A, with the translated sequence MSGRGKTGGKARAKAKTRSSRAGLQFPVGRVHRLLRKGNYGERVGAGAPVYLAAVLEYLTAEILELAGNAARDNKKTRIIPRHLQLAVRNDEELNKLLGGVTIAQGGVLPNIQAVLLPKKTEKAAKAK